CGTTATGCACTAGTACGACCTCGCCTCCTTGGCCGACGTGCGGATGGGCGTTGGTTTCCGTCGCCGGGCCATGCGTCGCCCAGCGGGTATGGCCAATTCCGGCGGCGCCTACGATGTGTTGCTTGGCGAGACGCGCGGCCAAGTTGTCAATTCGTCCGGCGGTTTTGCAAACGCTGATCTCGGCGTCACCCGGGTCCAAGGCGGCGATCCCGGCGCTGTCGTAACCCCGATATTCAAGCCGACGAAGCCCCTGCACGATAAAATCAACCGCTTGTCGATCTCCGACTACTCCAACGATGCCGCACATCGCACGCTCCCGATAAGACGAACCGAATGGGGGCAAAAACCCCGAAAAGGGTACCGCCCCGATCCTGGCAAACTAGCAAATATTGGCCAATCTCAGAACATCGAATAGGCGGATGGGAGAAATTGGTCTAGTTGTTTTATTTAATCCGAATTTACAATCCAGCGATCGAAATCTGTTTTCTTAGGCCAAGGAAGGTCGTTATGTCGCCCCAAGCTCCACTTCGTCTCCGTCTTCGTACTGCGGTTATTATCCCGGCTCGTCTGGCGTCGACCCGCTTGCCGCACAAGATGCTGCTGGCCGAAACCGGCAAACCGTTGATCCAACATACTTATGAAGCGGCGATCGAAGCGTTGCGCCCCGAAAAAGTGGTCATTGCGACTGACCACCCGTCAATCCGCGACGCCGTGCTGGCATTTGGCGGCGATGTGATCATGACCAGCGAGTCGTGCGCCAGCGGAACCGATCGTCTGGCCGAAGCGGCCCAGCAATTGCCTGAGTATGACCTGCTGTTAAACGTCCAAGGAGACGAACCCGAGATCGCATCGACCTCGATTGACGCATTGATCAAGCTGATGGAGGAAAACCCGGGCCATAATATGGGAACGCTGGCGACGCCGATCCGCGACAAAGCGCTGCTCGCCGACCCGGCCTGCGTCAAAGTGATCTGCGATGAAACAGGGAAAGCGCTCTATTTCAGCCGGAGCCAGATTCCGTTCGTGCGAGAATGGGATGACGCCATCCTCCAGGCCGAGCCCCCCCACTTTTTGATGCACCTGGGGATTTACGCCTACCGCCGTGATTTTCTGCTACGGATTGCCGCGGCGCCGCGGACCGAGGTCGAAAAGCTGGAAAGCCTGGAACAGCTTCGAGTTCTGTCGATGGGCGAGTCCATTCATGTCGGCGTCGTCAACGAAGCGTCCTCCGGCATTGATACTCCCGGCGACTATGCGGCATTTGTCAGCCGCAAGCTTGCTTGCTAAGATAAAGCCCCAGGGCTGACGGTCCTGGCCGATCCAGTCTCTTGCGTCTTTCACGCCCTTAAGCAACTGCCTAAGGGCGATTAGGGATTTCTGACGCAAATTATCGATCACTGCCGATCGTCTGGCGGTGACGTCTCTCGGTTTACGCTAGCAGCAGTAGTTCTGCACTTGCAGGGAAGGTTCATGACCAAGCATATTTTCGTGACCGGCGGCGTGGTCAGTTCACTCGGCAAAGGGTTGACCAGCGCTTCCATCGGCATGCTGCTCGAGCAACGCGGGCTGCGCGTGAAACTGCAAAAGCTCGACCCCTATATCAATGTCGACCCCGGCACGATGAGCCCCTATCAGCACGGCGAAGTCTATGTGCTGGACGACGGCAGCGAAACCGACTTGGACCTGGGACATTACGAGCGCTTCACCAATAGCCCTCTGACCCGCGACGCCAATTACACGACGGGCCAGATCTATCTTTCGGTCATCAACAAAGAACGCCGCGGCGAGTTCCTGGGCAAAACCGTCCAGGTGATCCCCCACATCACCAACGAAATCAAAAGCGTCATCGAGAAGCTCGGGGACGAAGAAACCGATGTCGTGATCACCGAGATCGGCGGCACGGTCGGCGATATCGAAAGCCAACCGTTTCTCGAAGCGATTCGGCAATTCTCGCTGACCGCCGGCAAAGAGAACTGTCTCTATATCCACCTGACGCTGGTCCCTTATCTCAAGGCGGCCGCCGAACTGAAGACCAAGCCGACCCAGCACTCCGTCGGTCAATTGCGCGAAATCGGTATCCAGCCCGACATCTTGATTTGCCGTACCGAACGCAATCTGAGTCATGACGATCGCGAAAAGATCGCCCTGTTCTGCAATGTGCCGATCGAAGCGGTCATCGAAGAGAAAGACAAAGACTTCTCGATCTATGAAGTCCCCTTGAGTCTGCACGAGAACCGGCTCGATCACCTGATCGCCAAAAAGTTTGGTTTTCCTCGCGGCGATATCGATCTGACGCAGTGGCAAGAGATCTTGCACACGCTCCGTAATCCGGAGACCGAAATCAGCATCGCCGTCGTCGGCAAATACGCCGAACACAAAGACGCCTACAAGTCGATCTACGAAGCGATCGATCACGCTGGAATCGCCCATCGCTCGCAAATCCGCATCGGCCGCATTCAAAGCGAAGCGATCGAATCGGAAGGCGCCGAACGTTTGCTCTCTGGATACGACGGCATTCTGGTTCCCGGCGGGTTTGGCGAACGCGGTATTGAAGGCAAAGTCGATGCGATCCGCTACGCTCGCGAGCGCGACATTCCGTTCCTGGGCATTTGCCTGGGGATGCAGTGCGCCGCGATCGAGTTCGCCCGCAATGTGGTTGGCCTGGAAGGAGCTCATTCGACCGAGTTCTCTAAAGACTCGCCGCACCCGGTGATTTGCTTGCTCGACGAGCAAAAGAACATCACCGACAAAGGGGGGACCATGCGACTGGGCGCCCAAGATTGCTCGTTGGTTCCCGGCACCCACGCGCACGAAGCGTACGGCCACGAATCGATCAACGAGCGGCATCGCCATCGCTATGAGTTCAACAACAAATATCGCGAGCAGTTCGCCAAGCACGGGCTGCGATTCTCGGGACTAAAACCGGATGGCTCGCTGGTCGAGATCATCGAGAACGAAAACCACCCCTGGTTTGTCGCGGTCCAGTTCCATCCCGAATTCAAATCGAAACCGATTAAGGCGCAGCCGCTCTTCGCCAGCTTTGTCGCCGCCGCAATTGTGCGCCGCAGCAAGTCGGCGCCCAACGCTTCACCGACCGAAGAAACAGCCGAAACGTAATCGACAGCAACAGAGGCGAACCCCATGAACGGCGACTCCGAAGCAGAAAAAAAGATCATCGTCGACTCGGACTGGAAAGAACAGGTCGAGCAAGAGAAGGAAAAACTACGCGCCGAAGATGCGCCCGAAGCGCCGCCAGCAGCGGAAGAACCGGCCGCCGCTGCTCCTTCCGACAACAGCGCCAAGTTTGATCCCAGCAAACTCCCGCCGCCCGATTTCCGGATGCTCATCTCGATGCTGGCCACCCAGGCCTTCGCCGCGCTGGGACAAATCCCTCATCCCGAAACAGGCCAAGCCATGGTCGAGTTGCCGCTGGCAAAACACATGATCGACCTGCTGGGCGTGATTGACGAAAAGACCAAAGGCAATCTCTCGCCCGACGAAGCGGAGATGCTAGAACACGCACTGCACGATCTACGCATGGGCTACTTTGCGATGTCGCAGCAAGCGCAGAAGTAAGATCCTTTGGGCCATCCAACCATCTTCGGGTGACATTGCCACGGCCTTGCGTGGCAATGAAAGAGGTGAGATCGGTGAAAAAGGCATTTTCCTACCTGGTCTTTGCGTTGCTGATTTGTCGTGCCGTCTCGGCGGCGCCGCCCAACATCGTCTTTATCTTGGTCGATGATTTGGCATGGGCCGATTTGGGATGCTACGGACACGCATGGCATCGCACCCCGAACATCGATCGCTTGTCTGAAACCGGCGTGCGGTTCACCAACGCTTATGCTTCGGCCCCGATCTGCTCCGCCTCGCGGGCAAGCATTTTGACGGGGAAAACGACTGCCCGACTCGGATTCGAGTTTGTCACGAAGAACGAGCCGGGAATTCAACAAGTCGATACGATCACGCAGCTTACAGCGCCGCCGCTGACCCTCAACCTTGCACTGGAAGAAGAGACCATCGCCGAGCGGATCGCTGCGTTGGGCTATGAGACCGCCTTCTTTGGAAAATGGCATCTCAATCAGCACCACCGTCGATATCTCGGCTGGAGCCCCAAGTTTGGCCCAGCCCAGCAAGGATTTGAAGTCGCCGAGGAAGACTTCGGAGCGCATCCCTATGCTTGGGGCAAATCGCCTCCCCAGGCTGTCGATCAATCAGGGAAATTCGTCGAAGATTCGATGGTCAAGCGGGTCTGTCGCTACATCGGCCAGCCCCATGAACGCCCTTACTTTGTGATGGCTTCGTCGTTTTACGTCCATACGCCGGTGAAGTCCCCCTATCGTTGGCTATTGAAGCAGTATGCCGAAACGATACCTGCGGATGCTCCGAACCGGCAAAAGCGAATTGCCTACGCCGCCTTCCTGGAAACGCTGGATCATCACGTCGGCCAGATTGTGAAAGCAGTCGAAGCGACCGAGGAAGCCGACAACACGCTCATCGTCTTCTTCTCCGACAATGGAGGCCATCCTGCGTACACCGCGAATGCGCCGCTTCGGGGTTCCAAGTGGAATCTCTACGAAGGGGGGATTCGCGCACCGTTGATCGCTCGCTGGGCCAAGAAAACCAAAGCCAATTCTCGCTGCGACGTTCCGGTCATCGGCTATGACTTGACGCCCACCTTTATCAACGCGGCAGGCGGAACGGCTACGCAAGCGGACGGCCGGGCAATCGATCTGGCGAACGTGGATTCACTCGCTTTGGAGCCGCGAAACCTACTGTGGCATTTTCCGTATTACCATCCAGAAACGGGATATGCGTCCGCATTGCCGGCCATCGGAATCGATGATTTTGCGGTCAGCCAAACGCGCCCTCAATCAGCGCTCCGCCGCGGGAAATACAAATTGCTATGGTTTGCCGAGGACAAGCATGTCGAGCTTTATGACCTGCAAGCCGACTTGTCTGAGCAAGTCGATCTAAGCCGACAACTGCCGGAGAAAACGTCCGAACTGCGGAAAGAACTGATGCGGACATTGCAGCAACAGCAGGCCCGCATGGCGACTCCGCGTCTTCAGACCAGCAATCCCAATCGGTAACGACTCCTTTTAACCGATGGGCGGCACGGCGCCAAACCCGAAAATTCAGATCTGACAAAACACTAGCCCGCCAGCGCGAGCGAGGGAACAGGGCTGGCGATCCTAATACGGATTGAAGCGATGGGCCGCATTCCCTTGCTGGCGCATTTTTGAAGTTAAGCTCCCCAACCATTCCAAAAAAGAAAAGCGTGCTCCTAACGAGCACGCGTCTTTTTGTTTTTCAGGTTCGAGACGTGTCGGTCTCACTTTTCTGAGACGTCGAAGTCGACTTCCGTGCCGTCGGCCGGGATGTTGATTTCCGTTCGGTAGGCCGGAAACAGGGCGTTGCCCGGACTGTTCGCTCCCGGTTCGGCCGTGGGGTCCACTTTGCCGTCGTAGCCACGAATCGTGACGGAGTATTCCCCCCCCACGATTCCCTTTCCCGCAGGCGTTACGAAGCGACCATCCGTGATTTTGCCAATGGTTCCCGGTCCCGAATTCCCTTTGGCGGAGTTCGGTTCCAAAATAATGTCCCCTCGCGGCACCGGCTGACCTTCGTAGGTCACGTTGCCCCGCAGTGGTTCGCCATAACCCGAACTTCCACCACACCCCACGGCGCCGACGATCAGCAAACTAGCAAGCAAGATATATCGCATGGTTCACTCTTTCGAAGAATTAAGGCGAATAACCTCCGATGGGAAGTCCATCGGAACGCTTGGAGAGGTTTTGCGAGATCGTTAGATCGGTCGTTTCGGCCAGAAAATGAACCGATCCGTCGTTGAACAAGAATTGCGCCCCGCCGGGATGATCGCTGCGAAACGCACTGGTGAAGCTCTCCCAACTGCCGGACGGGTTGGCGTTTAGTTGATAGCGGAATCCAGTCAGACAGACCGGCAGCCCATTGCTATCGTTCTTGCCGCTGGCCGCCCAGGAAAAGCCGACGGAGTCGTGCGGATGGTTGTTTTCGCCGATGACCATGACGTTCGACGTTCCGTCGGTAATGTCAGCAAAACGAGTCTTCGAATTCACATAGAGCGTGCCGTTGGTGTAAAAGCGGCGCACGTTCGACGAATGTCCCTGGCACGAGGAATCGCTATCGGGACCACCTCCTTGCACGCCGCGATAACTGGCTCGCAGCGCGTTCTCCCCAATCTTGGCGTCGGAAGGACATTGATAAGCTTCCATCGGAACCAGAACATCCTTGTTGGGACTCGGCACATCTTGGCCGCCTGGATCGAAGAAGCGATGCTCGTAGACATTCCCATCCCACGCGAATTGGTCATACATGTTCTGCTGTTCGATAAACGGCAGCAGCAGAACGGTCCAAGGAGCATGACCGCCGTGAACCGGCGTGCTCATACTGTCGCACCAATTACTTGCGCTGTAATTGATGTCGGTCTTGGCTGAGATATAGCCTGCGGGGAAGCTGCCGAGAGTATCGTGATAATTGTGCAGCGCGATACCCATTTGCTTCAAATTGTTGCTACAGCTCATGCGACGCGCCGCCTCACGCGCTTGTTGCACCGCTGGCAACAACAAGGCGATCAAAACGCCGATGATAGCGATCACTACCAAGAGTTCGACCAGCGTAAATCCCTGGTGAAAGCGAGTACGAAGTTTCATAAAACAACTCATGAATAGGGGGCAGATCCAGAAAGAAGTGGGGCGATATAAAAAGGCCCAGCCATTTCCATTTAAATTAATACATTATTCTATCCAGGACGAATACACTTCTAAGCGACATAATTGCGTTTTAATGCGGTTTTATGGAAACAATGACGCCGTTTCTCAATTCGATCATGTTTTATTTCGACATATTCAAATAACTACGCTTTTCAGGCTGCCAGAGGATTGTTTCGGACTACTTCGCCAAAAGGAAATCGACCGATTCAGAACGGTCTGTCGGGCCTGCGAGAGTTCGTCACCTTTCGCCAAGAGAAAGGTGACTTTGGGGGCGCGGATTCCCTCCCCAAAATTGTCTCTTGAGAAAACGTATGCAGTCGTGGTCGATTGCATGCGATGCGCGAGCAATTCAAAGGAGCGCAAAGAAAAAGCCGCTGAATCCAGGGGACTAATCTGGATTCAGCGGCCGCTTATCGGCGCCGCATCGACTAAAAGCTCGGCTTCCATGCCGAAAATGCCATCCTTGGATGTGTCTTGCCATCAATCTAAGGTGCGCTGTGGACTAGACAGCTTTCTCAGTTGACGTTCAGTCGATGCGTTTCACCGGGGGTACGTGTGTATGGTTTAGCTCGACAAGGTATCGAGAAGTCCGCCGAACTCAGGCATCTGTTGCTCTAGGTTCGCCAGCCAAGCGTCGGTTCGCCAAATCTCTACGCAAATAGCGGCGCCAACGATCAGCACTTCTCCGCCTGCTTCGACTCCTAAAAACTCGCGAAATCCTTCCGGAATCAACAGCCGCCCTTTGGCCGCCAACTGCACGTTGCGATGGCGAGTCGATAGCAGGCGACCCAGCATCTGGACGTCGGCGGTGCGACCTTCTAACCGTCCTGCGTCTATCTTGGCTTTCACCAAGTTGACCCCTGCATCGAGCTTGGCTTTCCAGTGGGTGGAGTTCCACAAACTGAGACAGCCCGGTCGCTCTTTGACCAGGATCAGGTCGGTCGAATTCTCACAAAGCGGATCCGCTAATTCGGTCGGAATCGACAAACGAAATCGTTCGTCAATCTTGCGATTGAATTCCCCCAGGATGAAGTCTGCGCTGGCCATGTCTGTCGCGGAGATCCCCAACAGTTGTGCGGGCGGAGCCTAAATCCGATTACGGGCTAATTTCCCACAAGATTGTCTAAAGTTTTCGCTGAGTGGGCTCAAATCCCACGACTCGAAGTTTAGCGGATCCCGCCTGAATCGCAAGCGCCGTGGGTAAACTTTTCCACAAATTGCGTCAGACCGCGGCAAAGTGGGTCGAAATCCCACATTGCCGCAGCGGCAGAAATTGGTGTGGAGGTGGATCGCGAAATTTCGTACTCTTCGCCCCGCTCCAACGTCCACCGCTATCCAGCCGTTGTCCTGTCCGGAATTCATCGCCCTTTTGGTTCACTCCGTGATTTCGCATCTCCCTACAGAACCTGTCGTCATTACCGGGATCGGCATGATCACTTCGGTCGGTCAGGATCGTGAGTCGACATGGCGCGCCGTACAGCGTGGAGAATGCGGCATCCGGCGCATGACTGGCCTGACGCCGATCCCAGACAACCTGGTCTTGGGAGCTCCGGTCGATCTGCCGAACATGAATCGCGACATCATGAAACCGATGTTGCTAAATAACATTACGGCGGAAGAAGCGATCCTCGATTCCAACGTGGACCTGACCGATGTCGATCTAGAACGCTTTGGTTGCGCCATCAGCGGTCACATGGGAGACGCCGCCGGACGCAGCATTATCGAAGATCGCCCCGTCAACTGGATCACCACCGGCGTAAACTGGTGGAATCAGCTTTACCCGAACACTTCCTGCGGTCAGATCGCCAATCGATATGGCTTGATGGGCCCTCGCATTTGCCATTCGACCGCATGCGCCAGCGGGCTAGTCGATATGATGAGCGCTGTCCGCGCCATTCGCGACAATCAATGCGACATCGCACTGGTCGGCAGCGGAGAATCGATTGATCCTCTCTTCGCCGCCGGATTCCGCAGCATGCGAGTACTCTCCGACAGCGACGATCCGAAAAACTCGTGCCGCCCTTTTGACAAGCAACGCAACGGCTTTGTAATGGGAGAAGGCTCGGCGATGTTCGTAATCGAACGTCTCAGCCATGCCGTCGCTCGCGGCGCCAAAATTTACGCTGAGATCCTCGGCTGCCGCTGTCTTTCGGAAGCGCATCACGTGACGGGGCTCGATATGGAAAGCGTGGCCCTCGAGCGCTTGATCACCGACACGATGCGCGTCAGTGATTTGAGCCCGCGTGACATTGAATACATCAACTGCCACGGAACCGGCACCAAACAAAACGACATCAACGAAATCCGCGGCATTCGCGCCGCATTTGGGATTCAAGCGCAGCGAACTTGCGTCAGCAGTTTGAAATCGATGCTCGGCCATCTGGTTAACGCATCAGGAAGCGTCGAGTTGGCGCTCACCACGCTCGCGCTGCGTGACGGCTTTGTGCCGCCGACGTCGAACCTGCGAAACCCAGATCCCGAGTGCGATCTCGACTGCATTCCGCAAGTCGGCCGGCACCTGAAAGCGCAGCATGCGATGAAACTTTCGGTCGCTTTTGGCGGGCATCTGGTTGCGGTTGCGATTCGCCGCTGGAACGACGCCGCCTCGGGCTACGGTTATCCCGAACTTCGCCGCGCGGCGTAAAGCCAGCTTACTGGTCGTCTTTCGACCAGCTTGGGCGTGATCAGGTCGCAATACGCTCTTTGTCTCGGTCGAACTTACCGAGTTACGACATTTCTGGATGTTGGCATGCTGTCTGCACTTATCGCTTAGATACTACGGGCAATTAATTTTGCGTCTTCGGCAAAAAGCCGATAGCGACGCCCATGGAAAGGCCAATCGAATGGAGAGGCGACATGTCCGACTCGTTGAAGGGAAAACGAATCGCAATTCTCGCAACCGACGGTTTCGAACAAGTGGAATTGACCCAGCCGATGGAAGCCCTCCGCGCTGCGGGAGCCGATGTCGAATTGATTTCGCCGACCTTGGACAATATTCAAGGGATGCATCACGATCAGCCGGGGGAGAAGTTCTCGGTCGATTACGCGATCAATCAAGTTGATTCGGGCCGCTATGATGGGCTAGTTCTGCCGGGTGGAGTCGCCAACCCTGACTCCCTGCGTACCGATCCGCGCTGCATTGAGTTCATTCGTGACTTCTTTGAGCAGCACAAACCGGTGGCGGCGATCTGTCATGGTCCCTGGACGCTGATCGAAGCCGATGTGGTGCGAGGGCGAAAGATGACCTCCTGGCCTAGCCTGCGAACTGATCTGCTGAACGCCGGCGCCGAATGGCTCGATCAAGAATGCGTGGTCGACGACGGTCTGATCACCAGTCGCAAACCAGACGACCTGCCGGCCTTCTGCGGCAAGCTGATCGAAGAGTTCATCGGCGGTCATCCTGTCGGGCAGACCACGTAGGCACGAGATCGATTCGGCATGAAACTGCAGCTGACTGGCGGCCCAAAATGGCCCTGTCAAATGAATGCCAAGTGGATCTAGGCTAGGGCCAGACAGGGTCTACAATCAGGGCTCGCTGCAATGGCGGCGTCATTCCTAATCGATAGCCCCTGTGAAGCATTCTCCCTCGTGACTCCATCCGCATCTCGTTTCCTGACGGTCGCCGCTCTCTTTGTTCGCGTTGCGCTAGCGGCTTCCTTTTTGTCTGCAGTCGCCGATCGTTTTGGGATCTGGACCCAACTGGGCTCAGGCGAAGTCGCCTGGGGAAACATGGACAACTTTCTCGCTTACACGCAGATGTTGCTGTGGTACCTGCCGTCGAGCGTGGTGACCATCGCCGGTTGGACGGCGACCATACTTGAAATCGTGATCGCGGCAGCGCTGCTGTTGGGCGTAGCGATTCGCCCCACGGCGATCGCCAGCGGTGCTCTGCTGTTGGTATTCGCAGTCAGTATGACCTTTGGCACTGGCCCTGAAGGACCGCTTTCGTTCTCGGTGTGGACGGCCGCGGCGGCTTCGCTGTTGCTCGCAGCGATCGATCCCCAAGCGACCGGGCCCGGCCTCCGGCCCTCCTAAATTCGCCCAAGGGATTCAAACGGCGTCTGATCAAGTAGCGGTCATTTCCGCGACTTCGGCGGAGATGAGCGTGCCGTCATGAGCCAGACAGCGGTCGCGGCCACTATTTTTAGCGACGTAGAGCGCTTCGTCGGCTCGATTCAAAAGAGAACGCAGATCATCGCCAGGCGCTACTTCCGCTACGCCGCCGCTAATGGTCAGTTGCATTTCATCCTGAATCCGAGCGCCGCACTGCTGGCCGATTTTGGCCCGGGCTCGATGCGAAACCTTCAGCGCTTCGGCTAGTTGCGTCGCCACAAAAATGACGGCGAATTCTTCGCCCCCCAGTCGCGTCACCATATCGGTGGCGCGGACTTCGTTGTAAAGACTTTCGGCGAGGACGCGCAACGTCTTGTCGCCGATGTCATGCCCCCATTGGTCATTGATCTTTTTGAAGTGATCAATGTCAAAAATCGTCAAACAGAAGGGGACGTCGTGTCGCTGATATTCATGAATCCGACGAGCCATTTCTCGTTCGAACGCACGACGATTTCCGATGCCGGTCAACGCGTCTGTCATCGCTTGCGATTGTGCGGTGAGCAAATGCTGCTGGCGCGTGAGCGAATGGCGAATGGCGCGAGTCAACAGCGGCCCGCGCAACTGTTGTTTCGAGAGATACTCTTGTGCGCCGTGGCGAATCGCCTCGAGCGCGTCTTCATCATCGTCATCGGCGGTCAGCACGATAATCGTCGCCGTCGGAGCCGCTTCTCTCAAGCGGGTCACATTCGCCAGACCGCTGCAATCGGGCAGTCCCATGTCAACGATCAGCACGTCGTAGCTGTGGTCATGCGTCGCCGCGATCGCATCGCTGAGCGTGCCCACGCGATCGACCAAAGCCCGAATATCCGAGCAAGTTTCTAGATGAAATTGAATAATTCGGGCATCGGCATCGTTGTCTTCGACCAATAGCAATCGAATAAAATCGTTCATAAGAATCCTCTGCCCCTTAAACAGCGTCGACGGCGACCGAGGTCGAAGCCGATTCTCGAAACGTACTAACGTTTCAAAATTTACGTTAATGCGAGGGAGATTCGCCGTTTTCTCGTCGATTGCCCCTATTCGCATCCCTGAATAGCAACTCGCTTTCGCTACAACCGCTACGAGCCCATTCATTGGAACCAGAATCGCTACGACTGCTACGCCGCGTCGTGAAAGATGATTCCCAAAGTATGTCGGCGACCGGACCGCAATCGACTGACGCCGTGCCGCATCAGGACCGGGTCAAAACCGTTGGCGCTCGGCACGGGACGTTCTCGAACGGGGAAGATGACTCCTTGCCCTAGCTGCAGCGGAACGACCTCGGCTCGCGACTGTTCCGGCGCGCGCTGCTCGGTGATGACAAACTCGCCGCCTTCGAAATCGACGCCGACGCGATTTAAGAGAATCGCAACTTGCAGCGGAAAAACATGCTCGCCATAAACATCCTGGTGCAAGCAATTAAAGTCATCGGTCTCGTAACGCAGCAACAACGGCGTCGGCTTTAACTGGCCAGCTTGATGACAGCGTTCTAAGAATTGGGCGTGCGTTGCGGGAAATTGAACGTCACTTTTCAAAGCGTCGTTCCAACGATTTGCGATCGCAGACAAGCCGGGATAGAGCGTCGATCGCAGTTGGGCAATCCGTGCCGGCAAGGGATCGGCGAAATATTTGTACTCCCCTCGGCCATATCCATGCTGCTCCATGATCACATGCTTGCGAAACAGCGTATCATCCTCGAATGAAGCGATTTGCGCCGTACATTCGTCCGGCGACAACAAATCAACGATCGCACAGCCATAGGCGTCAAGTTGGTCGCCGATGGAAGTCCAATCGAGTTGCAGTCTGTCGGTGGTCATCGTGAATTCGCGCGCGATCCAAGATCATCATAGGTCCGCCGTGCGGACCCTACGATAATTCTACCGCAAGATGTCCTTCACCACGTTGCCGGCGATATCGGTCAAACGAAAGTCTCGGCCTTGGTAGCGATAGGTCAGATCCAAATGATTGACCCCCAACTGATGCAGGATGGTCGCGTTCAGGTCATGGATATGGACCGGGTTCTCGACAACGTTGTAGCCAAATTCGTCGGTCTTCCCGTATTGAATTCCAGAACGAACGCCGCCGCCTGCCATCCAGATAGTGAAGCAGCGCGGATGATGATCGCGACCATAGTCGTCGGCGGTCAACTCACCCTGGCAGTAGGCGGTGCGGCCAAACTCGCCTGCCCAGACGACCAGCGTGTCTTCGAGTAGGCCTCGATTTTTCAAGTCGGTCACCAGCGCTGCGGATGCCTGATCGACATCGCGACATTGACGTGACAAATCGCGCGGCAAATGAAGATGCTGATCCCAACCGCGATGGTACAGCTGAATGAAGCGAACATCCCGCTCCGCCAACCGGCGGGCCAGTAAACAGTTCGCGGCGAACGTCCCCGGCTTCCGCGCCTCATCTCCGTACATCGCGAAGGTTGACTCCGGTTCATCACGAAAGTCGACCAGTTCCGGCGCTGAGGCCTGCATGCGATAGGCGAGTTCATACTGGGCGATGCGGGCCTCGATCTCGGGATCAGGAATCGATTTCGCTTCCAGACGATTCAATTGTGCGACGGCATCGATCATCTGACGTCGGGATTGCCGCGAGACGCCGGCAGGATCGCCCAAGTAGAGGATCGGATCTCCATCGCCGCGAAATTTGCCCCCTTGTTGCTCGGCCGGCA
The nucleotide sequence above comes from Blastopirellula sp. J2-11. Encoded proteins:
- a CDS encoding beta-ketoacyl-[acyl-carrier-protein] synthase family protein → MISHLPTEPVVITGIGMITSVGQDRESTWRAVQRGECGIRRMTGLTPIPDNLVLGAPVDLPNMNRDIMKPMLLNNITAEEAILDSNVDLTDVDLERFGCAISGHMGDAAGRSIIEDRPVNWITTGVNWWNQLYPNTSCGQIANRYGLMGPRICHSTACASGLVDMMSAVRAIRDNQCDIALVGSGESIDPLFAAGFRSMRVLSDSDDPKNSCRPFDKQRNGFVMGEGSAMFVIERLSHAVARGAKIYAEILGCRCLSEAHHVTGLDMESVALERLITDTMRVSDLSPRDIEYINCHGTGTKQNDINEIRGIRAAFGIQAQRTCVSSLKSMLGHLVNASGSVELALTTLALRDGFVPPTSNLRNPDPECDLDCIPQVGRHLKAQHAMKLSVAFGGHLVAVAIRRWNDAASGYGYPELRRAA
- a CDS encoding type 1 glutamine amidotransferase domain-containing protein, which produces MSDSLKGKRIAILATDGFEQVELTQPMEALRAAGADVELISPTLDNIQGMHHDQPGEKFSVDYAINQVDSGRYDGLVLPGGVANPDSLRTDPRCIEFIRDFFEQHKPVAAICHGPWTLIEADVVRGRKMTSWPSLRTDLLNAGAEWLDQECVVDDGLITSRKPDDLPAFCGKLIEEFIGGHPVGQTT
- a CDS encoding DoxX family protein — encoded protein: MTPSASRFLTVAALFVRVALAASFLSAVADRFGIWTQLGSGEVAWGNMDNFLAYTQMLLWYLPSSVVTIAGWTATILEIVIAAALLLGVAIRPTAIASGALLLVFAVSMTFGTGPEGPLSFSVWTAAAASLLLAAIDPQATGPGLRPS
- a CDS encoding diguanylate cyclase, whose product is MNDFIRLLLVEDNDADARIIQFHLETCSDIRALVDRVGTLSDAIAATHDHSYDVLIVDMGLPDCSGLANVTRLREAAPTATIIVLTADDDDEDALEAIRHGAQEYLSKQQLRGPLLTRAIRHSLTRQQHLLTAQSQAMTDALTGIGNRRAFEREMARRIHEYQRHDVPFCLTIFDIDHFKKINDQWGHDIGDKTLRVLAESLYNEVRATDMVTRLGGEEFAVIFVATQLAEALKVSHRARAKIGQQCGARIQDEMQLTISGGVAEVAPGDDLRSLLNRADEALYVAKNSGRDRCLAHDGTLISAEVAEMTAT
- a CDS encoding 2OG-Fe(II) oxygenase, which codes for MTTDRLQLDWTSIGDQLDAYGCAIVDLLSPDECTAQIASFEDDTLFRKHVIMEQHGYGRGEYKYFADPLPARIAQLRSTLYPGLSAIANRWNDALKSDVQFPATHAQFLERCHQAGQLKPTPLLLRYETDDFNCLHQDVYGEHVFPLQVAILLNRVGVDFEGGEFVITEQRAPEQSRAEVVPLQLGQGVIFPVRERPVPSANGFDPVLMRHGVSRLRSGRRHTLGIIFHDAA
- a CDS encoding DUF1501 domain-containing protein — encoded protein: MHDPQRQLAHLLSRRMFFGQAGSALGAAALVSMGETPLQAAARQSAAKAKRVIYLCQSGAPSQHDLFDYKPLLTERQGEELPASIRDGQRLTGMTADQTTFPLTPSKFPFAQYGESGAWLSSVVPHMAKIADDVCFIHSLHTEAINHDPAMTLLQTGTQQPGRPSLGSWVSYGLGSENVDLPAFVVLISRGSSLGNQQPLADKLWGSAFLPAEQQGGKFRGDGDPILYLGDPAGVSRQSRRQMIDAVAQLNRLEAKSIPDPEIEARIAQYELAYRMQASAPELVDFRDEPESTFAMYGDEARKPGTFAANCLLARRLAERDVRFIQLYHRGWDQHLHLPRDLSRQCRDVDQASAALVTDLKNRGLLEDTLVVWAGEFGRTAYCQGELTADDYGRDHHPRCFTIWMAGGGVRSGIQYGKTDEFGYNVVENPVHIHDLNATILHQLGVNHLDLTYRYQGRDFRLTDIAGNVVKDILR